TACTTACTAAACTTTTCTAAATGCTGAATATGTCAAAAAGGTCTTCTTCAACTTAGAATTTTCGCATGATATGTAATATTGTGCAGGTATTCATGTCCGTGTAGGTGTACTAGTGAGTTCTTGCGtgcgtgagagtgtgtgtgtgtgtttgaactCTCTCGCGAGTATTGGTTTCTTGCACAAATTTCGTGTTTCTAAAGGCACATTAAGTATAGTACGAAAGTCAGCAAAGATGACCATAGAAGGTCTGACGACATGCATTTATTTCTCTTCGTGCACTCAAAGCAGTTACAGGAGTCTCTAGGACCATGGACTTCAGGGCGAGCATTGAGACCGAATGTTGTTGTTGGCAATACAAGGACACTTACTGCTTATACAGTCCGAGTGGAATGACTATCAAAGGTTTCGTCCTCTGCTGGCTACAGATTGCTGGACATTTTATGGGGGATGGCTTTGTCACAGACATGAGGATCATCGGACTTGGTGATAAAAAGGCAGTAGAAGAGACGACAAACAGTGTTCATAATGAGATACATAGTGGTTCACAGTTAACAGTTGTAGCCTCTGCTCACTGTCGTTTGTTGTATTCTCCTGTTGGTGGGAAAGTAGAAGCATTGACCACGTGCATGAAGAGTCATCGCttcttttctttacattatGTTTTCTATAGTGGACATgcaaaagagacaaaatataaatgatgAAAGGAGAGGGGGATACtttatctgtttattattaatatgtatATAGATTATATGCTACtttgtgcaattttttaaagtttatacatttttagaaTTGGCTGTAGTTCACGTGATGAGACtacttgctctctctctctctcagtgagTCAGGATAACAAAAGTTAAGTGTACAACGAGTGAGTATAGCGCCGACCCAAATGAGTGCCAAAATCTGTTAATTGGGCAGCTCAAGTAAAAGAATGGCTAATTGTCATTAGTTAATGAGTTGTAACATATTTATTAGTCACTTCATTAGACCTTCGAAAAGAATATTGCTATTAGATTTATTATGCTGCAATTGGCCTTAAAGATGATTTCTCCTCCTAGGTGTCGTGATcgttttttttcagtgtgtgaAGCAGGTGTCGTGTATATTAGTGGGTATACAACTTATATTCTGTTTTGATATATTTGGTATGCTAATTTATATGTCGAGCTTTATGTACATATACTATTAGAATTTATCTCGATTTCTTTATTACAGTTATGTGCTATGAGGTTGCTTAATGTTTTTGGATCAGATTGTcgcatccatccatcaatcccTCCATGCatccatgtatgtgtgtgaaggagagaaacaaagcgaaaaaggaaagaggaaaaactgCTATGATAATTTGATTGGCAGTTTTGTAACGGTGAAGTCAAACAGCTTTGTAAAAGTAAAATGGAACACTGAATAAATTCAACGAATTATTTTTCGCTGATGAtagactgaaatattttatttggtaATGGTAATGAAGTAGTACTCTTGAAATAAAGTACTGGGATGATTATGTGAACAAAGCCTTCTTAATTTTCTCATCACATGCAATATTTGGTAGATTTTCGTGTTCCctatgtctgtctgtttttctgttcaaCACACATTAGCAATAATGCAAATCTCAGTAAGAAGATTACACAGCAGTCTGActatatatctttattttccattgcGCACTCAGAATACCGACAACAACCTCCACAGCCATGCACTCTGAGTTAATTAATCATGGCATCCGACTGTTGCTGTTGGCGGTACCAAGGTAGTCCCGACTGTTGCTGTTGGCGGTACCCGGGTAGTTGCCGCTGCATCAACCTTTGATCTTTGGGCCACTGATGCCCTGCTCACACTCCGGGGCGGTGGCGCCTTCACACACACTAGGATCAATGGACTCCAGGATGAGCAGACCCTCCATCATCCCACTGTAAGACAAACAGTGTCAATGATGAGACATCGTACAACATTTTTGAATAGCGATATGGACATTTAATAGTGAATGTCAATAAGAAGCAAGAGTATAACTTACAGACAGTAAGCCAGTCTCTTgccacacactccacacaccaGGCTGCCGTCAGTCATGCAGAACACCTTGCCAGGCTCCGTCTCAAAGCAGTCGATGCCCTGGGTGGGGTCAGGAGGGCATTCGTATGCAAGGACAGCTGAAAGAGAGCATTCGtcttgttgacacttgttttcctgttttcttacTGTTTTACAGTCTTATTCTTGCTGAAACCAGTTTCATTTCTTGAatctttattgttaaaatattgtaaacttattaacaaagtttctttttgttaaaaatgctCTGCAAGagctctttttgtttttaatggacTGGGTTAGCTCGGAGAAAAATTATACGTTCTCCATCATAGTCAAATAACTGACCAGCTGTCTTCTCATTTCAATCAAACactacaaaacagaaaaaatattacgACGGACATTAAGTATTAAAGCAATAGCCTACTGAAGTTAAATTATTGGAACATTGGGACgatctgttatgtcagtgaagTTTTTAAATTCACACGAGTTATATGCGAACAaattttttcattgaaaatgcTTAAGAAAAATGCTTTGTTTCAGTCTAGTTCTATAATTATCAGTTCTAAAGAGCGAAAGAATTTAGAAGTGCGTCTTTCTTTACATGTTCGCTTGTTTAGTTTTGTTAGAGTGACTTTCTACTGATTTTtgtctgtatatatttgtgtggcCAAGATTAGTATAAGGCTTCGCTATCAAGCATCCAAtcatattttatgaaaagaaagagcTAAAATGCAGAAACAGAAATGACATTGaacattgtttgttttgtttgattatCTTTTCGTTGGTTCcgtttttatgtaaaaaatattttaaaaaacaaaacaaatgaaaacgaCTTCTCTGTCGGAGTTTCTTgcttatcttttattatttttggctttcttctttttttttttttggtcttaaattatttaaaaatatgaatctGAGTATTTGATTTAA
The sequence above is a segment of the Pomacea canaliculata isolate SZHN2017 linkage group LG6, ASM307304v1, whole genome shotgun sequence genome. Coding sequences within it:
- the LOC112566623 gene encoding uncharacterized protein LOC112566623, giving the protein MKIIVALALLAVAVLAYECPPDPTQGIDCFETEPGKVFCMTDGSLVCGVCGKRLAYCLGMMEGLLILESIDPSVCEGATAPECEQGISGPKIKG